From a single Deinococcus malanensis genomic region:
- a CDS encoding carbohydrate ABC transporter permease — protein MTDLSLKANPTRPPRRRKRFNMAPWLFALPVLVLLTLFMLYPIAQSLILSFQRNLDGVDKFAGLAQYQRLANDEVFRTAAVNTALFFIMQVPLTLAIALGIAYVLNRPGFPLSGLFQSAFFLPTVMGLATAGILFRTLLNEDLGIINYMLGAMGLAGIPWVSNPWWAKVSISAVLLWRAVGFNVIIYLAALQSVAKELYEAAEIDGATDRQKFWHITLPAVRPVLLFTAIMSTLATINLFDEVMVLTGGGPADGTLTLGLYLYRVAFQNFDHNYGSAIAWVIVLIAGLVAGLQGLAARRNA, from the coding sequence ATGACTGACCTGTCCCTCAAGGCCAACCCCACGCGACCCCCACGCCGCAGGAAGCGTTTCAACATGGCCCCGTGGCTCTTCGCGCTACCGGTGCTGGTGCTGCTAACGCTGTTCATGCTGTACCCCATCGCGCAGTCGCTGATCCTGTCATTCCAGCGCAACCTTGACGGCGTGGACAAGTTCGCGGGTCTGGCTCAGTACCAGCGCCTCGCGAATGACGAGGTGTTCCGCACGGCGGCCGTGAACACCGCCCTGTTCTTCATCATGCAGGTTCCACTGACCCTGGCCATCGCGCTCGGAATCGCGTACGTCCTCAACCGCCCGGGCTTCCCGCTCAGTGGCCTGTTCCAGAGCGCGTTCTTCCTGCCGACCGTGATGGGTCTCGCGACCGCCGGCATCCTGTTCCGCACCCTGCTCAACGAGGACCTGGGCATCATCAATTACATGCTCGGGGCGATGGGGCTGGCCGGAATTCCGTGGGTGTCCAATCCGTGGTGGGCGAAGGTGTCCATTAGCGCCGTGCTGCTGTGGCGCGCCGTTGGCTTCAACGTCATCATCTACCTCGCCGCACTCCAGAGCGTTGCCAAGGAACTGTACGAAGCTGCCGAAATTGACGGAGCCACCGATCGTCAGAAGTTCTGGCACATCACCCTGCCCGCCGTCCGGCCGGTGCTGCTGTTCACCGCCATCATGTCGACGCTGGCCACCATCAACCTGTTTGATGAGGTGATGGTGCTCACTGGAGGCGGACCGGCAGACGGCACGCTCACCCTCGGTCTGTACCTGTACCGGGTGGCATTCCAGAATTTCGACCATAACTACGGCAGTGCCATCGCCTGGGTGATCGTGCTGATCGCGGGCCTGGTGGCTGGCCTCCAGGGGCTGGCTGCGCGGAGGAACGCATGA